The Sphingobium sp. JS3065 genome includes a region encoding these proteins:
- a CDS encoding dienelactone hydrolase family protein, with protein sequence MTGTKDQPDRLPEDRNWIGSTGLDRRKLLVGGAFAAGFAAACRPISSSAVQTPGEGLKEETVSIEASDGFAMPAFVARPAAAKAAPIVVVVHEIFGVHEWIRDICRRFARAGYYAVAPDLFARHGDATKVADFKQLIATIVSKAPDAQVLNDIDATYGWAGSHGGDGKRRGITGFCWGGRVVWLYAAHSAALDAGVAFYGRLISDKTQLQPLNVIEQVSALKAPVLGQYGALDKGIPVADVEKMQAALKIAGKAPPDTITVHPGADHGFMADYRPSYNEAAAKAAWEATLGWFGKYVK encoded by the coding sequence ATGACCGGCACGAAGGATCAGCCCGACCGCTTACCCGAAGACCGCAACTGGATCGGCTCCACCGGTCTCGACCGGCGCAAGCTGCTGGTGGGCGGGGCGTTCGCCGCCGGTTTCGCCGCTGCCTGCCGCCCCATTTCGAGCAGCGCCGTCCAGACGCCTGGCGAAGGGCTGAAGGAGGAGACGGTGTCGATCGAGGCGAGCGACGGCTTTGCCATGCCCGCTTTCGTCGCTCGTCCCGCCGCTGCCAAGGCCGCGCCGATCGTCGTCGTCGTGCATGAGATTTTCGGCGTGCATGAATGGATTCGCGACATCTGCCGCCGCTTCGCCAGGGCGGGCTATTATGCCGTCGCGCCCGACCTGTTCGCCCGCCATGGCGATGCGACCAAGGTGGCGGATTTCAAGCAACTGATCGCCACCATCGTGTCGAAGGCGCCCGACGCGCAGGTGCTGAACGACATCGACGCCACCTATGGCTGGGCGGGCAGCCATGGCGGCGACGGCAAGCGGCGCGGCATCACCGGATTCTGCTGGGGCGGGCGGGTCGTGTGGCTCTATGCCGCCCACAGCGCGGCGCTGGACGCGGGCGTCGCCTTTTACGGCCGCCTGATCAGCGACAAGACGCAATTGCAACCGCTGAACGTCATCGAGCAGGTGAGCGCGCTCAAGGCCCCGGTGCTTGGCCAATATGGCGCGCTGGACAAGGGTATTCCGGTCGCGGATGTCGAAAAGATGCAGGCCGCGCTGAAGATCGCGGGCAAGGCGCCGCCGGATACGATCACCGTCCATCCCGGCGCCGACCATGGCTTCATGGCCGACTATCGCCCCAGCTATAACGAAGCCGCCGCAAAGGCCGCCTGGGAGGCGACGCTTGGCTGGTTCGGCAAATATGTGAAGTGA
- a CDS encoding gamma-glutamylcyclotransferase family protein, which produces MNAPLLFVYGTLRPGFDDPMALWLREAARHVGPATARGRLYRVDSYPAFVPGRSDAVTGDLFALVDPMATLAILDDYEECAAHFPQPHEYRRERLIVRSENGPVEAWTYIYNRDVGGLARIESGDFLA; this is translated from the coding sequence CTGAACGCGCCGCTGCTCTTCGTCTATGGCACGCTTCGTCCCGGCTTTGACGATCCGATGGCGCTATGGTTGCGCGAAGCGGCGCGCCATGTGGGGCCGGCGACGGCGCGGGGCAGGCTCTATCGCGTCGACAGCTATCCCGCCTTCGTGCCGGGCCGATCGGATGCGGTGACGGGTGACCTGTTCGCGCTGGTTGATCCCATGGCGACCCTCGCCATCCTCGACGATTATGAGGAATGCGCCGCGCATTTCCCCCAGCCGCATGAATATCGCCGCGAAAGGCTGATCGTCCGGAGCGAAAATGGTCCGGTGGAGGCATGGACCTATATCTACAACCGGGATGTCGGCGGTCTGGCGCGGATCGAGAGCGGCGATTTCCTTGCCTGA
- a CDS encoding peroxiredoxin: MMKSVKIALALAAAALGSQAAMAALAIGAKAPDFTTRGALAGKTFTLTLSHQLKRGPVVLYFFPKAFTPGCSAEAREFAEHIEDFKKAGATVIGMSADPVEDLVAFSTKDCAGKFAVASAGPNIVSGYDVALKMRPGMTDRTSYVIAPSGRIAFVHSEMNYAGHVKSTLAAVEAMKQK, encoded by the coding sequence GGGTTCGCAAGCGGCCATGGCGGCACTGGCCATCGGGGCCAAGGCGCCCGACTTCACCACCCGCGGCGCGTTGGCGGGCAAGACCTTCACCCTGACCCTGTCGCACCAGTTGAAGCGCGGGCCGGTGGTGCTCTATTTCTTCCCCAAGGCGTTCACGCCGGGCTGCTCCGCCGAGGCGCGCGAGTTTGCCGAACATATCGAGGATTTCAAGAAGGCGGGCGCCACGGTGATCGGCATGTCGGCCGATCCGGTGGAGGATCTGGTCGCCTTCTCCACCAAGGATTGCGCGGGCAAGTTCGCCGTGGCGTCGGCCGGGCCGAATATCGTGTCGGGCTATGACGTGGCGTTGAAGATGCGGCCGGGCATGACCGACCGCACCTCCTATGTCATCGCGCCCAGCGGCCGCATCGCCTTCGTCCATAGCGAGATGAACTATGCCGGCCATGTGAAGAGCACGCTGGCCGCCGTGGAGGCGATGAAACAGAAATAG